A window from Mycolicibacterium tokaiense encodes these proteins:
- a CDS encoding mechanosensitive ion channel family protein: MDVSFLAFEWTDTSRHWLIEVPIRVTAYLVVVLILRLIFHRMIDRATAVRSGKDPDRERGARTPPLVRYLRDRVPSTATSEQVLLRRQQRAQTIGSVLKSTVSIVLLVWVVLALLNVFGVNIAPFIASAGVVGLAIGFGAQNLVRDFVTGVFMLLEDQYGVGDTVDLGEAVGEVESVGLRVTTVRDIDGTLWYVRNGEIARVGNMSQEYAVARIEVPVALTADVERAEQVAVDAARDAVADGPMAGKVIGEPQMLGVQELSPDLIKLRMTVKVRPNAQWSVQRGLRRAILRAYDEHGIDLPYPNGRAAAVGE; the protein is encoded by the coding sequence ATGGATGTTTCGTTTCTCGCCTTCGAATGGACGGACACCAGTCGGCACTGGCTGATCGAAGTCCCCATCCGCGTCACGGCCTACCTGGTGGTGGTCCTGATTCTGCGGTTGATCTTCCACCGGATGATCGACCGCGCCACGGCCGTCCGCAGCGGCAAAGACCCCGACCGTGAGCGCGGGGCGCGCACACCCCCGCTGGTGCGGTACCTGCGCGACCGCGTGCCCTCGACGGCCACCAGCGAACAGGTGCTGCTGCGTCGCCAGCAGCGGGCGCAGACCATCGGCTCGGTGCTGAAGTCGACGGTGTCGATCGTGCTGCTGGTCTGGGTGGTGCTGGCGCTGCTGAACGTGTTCGGGGTCAACATCGCGCCGTTCATCGCGTCCGCCGGCGTGGTCGGGTTGGCCATCGGCTTCGGCGCGCAGAACCTGGTCCGCGATTTCGTCACCGGTGTCTTCATGCTGCTGGAGGACCAGTACGGCGTCGGTGACACCGTCGATCTGGGCGAGGCCGTCGGCGAGGTGGAAAGCGTCGGATTGCGGGTCACCACCGTCCGCGACATCGACGGCACGCTCTGGTACGTGCGCAACGGGGAGATCGCCCGGGTGGGCAACATGAGCCAGGAGTACGCCGTGGCCCGCATCGAGGTGCCGGTGGCACTGACCGCCGACGTGGAGCGCGCCGAGCAGGTGGCCGTGGACGCCGCCCGGGACGCCGTGGCCGACGGGCCCATGGCCGGCAAGGTGATCGGCGAGCCGCAGATGCTGGGCGTCCAGGAGCTCTCCCCGGATCTGATCAAGTTGCGGATGACGGTCAAGGTGCGCCCGAATGCGCAGTGGTCGGTGCAGCGCGGGCTACGCCGGGCCATCCTGCGGGCTTACGACGAACACGGCATCGACCTGCCGTACCCGAACGGGCGGGCGGCCGCCGTCGGCGAGTAG
- a CDS encoding quinone-dependent dihydroorotate dehydrogenase, whose product MFTLPPERIHTIAFAALRGATAPTPVRRRLHRALAPSDPVLASTVFGVHFPGPLGLAAGFDKDGHGLTTWGALGFGYAEIGTVTAAAQPGNPKPRLFRLPADRALLNRMGFNNHGAAALAGQLVRHPADVPIGVNIGKTKATPAEHAAQDYRTSARLLSPLADYLVVNVSSPNTPGLRDLQAVSALRPILAGVLQEAGVTPVLVKIAPDLADTDVDEVADLAVELGLAGIVATNTTISRAGLITPGVADLGPGGISGAPVASRALEVLRHLHARVGEELVLISVGGIETADDAWERITAGASLLQGYTGFIYGGGLWAKHIHDGLARRLHAGGFATLSEAVGSAAR is encoded by the coding sequence ATGTTCACACTGCCGCCTGAGCGCATCCACACCATCGCCTTCGCCGCCCTGCGTGGCGCCACCGCACCCACCCCGGTGCGGCGCCGCCTGCACCGCGCCCTGGCCCCGTCGGACCCGGTGCTGGCCAGCACCGTCTTCGGGGTGCACTTCCCGGGCCCCCTGGGACTGGCCGCCGGTTTCGACAAGGACGGCCACGGCCTGACCACCTGGGGTGCGCTGGGCTTCGGGTACGCCGAGATCGGCACCGTCACCGCAGCCGCGCAGCCGGGCAACCCGAAACCGCGCCTGTTCCGGCTCCCCGCCGACCGGGCCCTGCTCAACCGGATGGGCTTCAACAACCACGGTGCCGCGGCGCTGGCCGGTCAGCTGGTCCGCCACCCCGCCGACGTGCCCATCGGGGTCAACATCGGCAAGACCAAGGCGACCCCGGCCGAGCACGCCGCGCAGGACTACCGCACCAGCGCCCGGCTGCTCTCGCCGCTGGCCGACTACCTGGTGGTCAATGTCAGCTCGCCCAACACGCCCGGGTTGCGCGACCTGCAGGCCGTCTCGGCGTTGCGTCCGATCCTGGCCGGGGTGCTCCAGGAAGCGGGCGTCACGCCGGTTCTGGTCAAGATCGCGCCGGATCTCGCCGACACCGACGTCGACGAGGTGGCCGATCTGGCCGTCGAGCTGGGCCTGGCGGGCATCGTGGCCACCAACACCACCATCTCGCGAGCTGGTCTCATCACCCCGGGAGTCGCGGATCTGGGGCCCGGTGGCATCTCCGGAGCCCCGGTGGCCAGCCGCGCACTGGAGGTGCTGCGGCACCTGCATGCCCGGGTGGGCGAGGAGCTGGTGCTGATCAGCGTCGGGGGCATCGAGACCGCCGACGACGCCTGGGAACGCATCACCGCCGGGGCATCGCTGCTGCAGGGCTACACCGGGTTCATCTACGGCGGCGGCTTGTGGGCCAAGCACATTCACGACGGGCTGGCCCGCCGGCTGCATGCCGGGGGCTTTGCCACCCTCTCGGAGGCCGTGGGGTCCGCCGCCCGGTAG
- a CDS encoding YncE family protein, with protein sequence MKRTSVSSARVRAAALVAFALVGAGCSSDAADDAPPTIEPARPAASPPAAATPAGAVQPLPGRPAAAVFDAGAGALVVLTPGEPSALRVLGPTPATIDIPGESTALTSDNRGTAYVAGRGGYSRVDLASGAVVRVDLPGAADTEFTAVTLRADDGPVLGSATGAVYLLNPDGSDVEHREEIFARVDALAAVGNTTVVLDRGQTSVTSVNSDGDRQQALRAGDGATSIATDPEGRVLVTDTRGGELLVFGVDPLIMRQRYPVPAAPYGIAGSTDLTWVSQTATNTVIGYDLATGIPVEKVRYPTVQQPDFVAFDDAADTLYVVSGSGAGVQVIESASRP encoded by the coding sequence TTGAAACGTACAAGTGTCAGTTCCGCCAGGGTGCGGGCTGCCGCGCTGGTCGCGTTCGCGCTGGTGGGCGCCGGATGTTCGTCCGACGCCGCGGATGACGCCCCGCCCACCATCGAACCGGCCCGCCCCGCCGCGTCCCCCCCGGCGGCGGCCACCCCGGCCGGCGCGGTGCAGCCGCTGCCAGGCCGTCCAGCCGCCGCGGTGTTCGACGCCGGCGCAGGCGCACTGGTGGTGCTGACCCCCGGCGAGCCGAGCGCGCTGCGCGTGCTGGGCCCCACGCCTGCCACCATCGACATCCCTGGCGAGTCCACCGCCCTGACCAGCGACAACCGCGGTACTGCCTACGTCGCCGGGCGCGGCGGCTACAGCCGGGTGGACCTGGCCTCCGGCGCGGTGGTCCGGGTGGACCTGCCCGGCGCCGCGGACACCGAGTTCACCGCCGTCACCCTCCGGGCCGACGACGGCCCCGTGCTGGGCAGCGCCACCGGTGCGGTCTACCTGCTCAACCCGGACGGCTCCGACGTCGAGCACCGCGAGGAGATCTTTGCCCGCGTCGACGCGCTGGCCGCTGTGGGCAACACCACCGTGGTGCTCGATCGCGGGCAGACCTCGGTGACCAGCGTGAACTCCGACGGAGACCGGCAGCAGGCGCTGCGGGCCGGCGACGGCGCCACGTCCATCGCCACCGACCCCGAGGGGCGTGTGCTGGTCACCGACACCCGCGGGGGCGAGCTGCTGGTGTTCGGGGTGGACCCGCTGATCATGCGCCAGCGTTACCCGGTGCCGGCCGCGCCGTACGGCATCGCCGGGTCAACCGACCTGACCTGGGTGTCACAGACCGCGACGAACACTGTCATTGGATACGATCTGGCGACCGGAATACCTGTCGAAAAGGTGCGTTACCCCACTGTGCAGCAACCCGACTTCGTGGCGTTCGACGATGCCGCCGACACCCTCTACGTGGTGAGCGGCTCGGGCGCCGGCGTCCAGGTGATCGAATCCGCGAGCCGGCCGTGA
- a CDS encoding SCO1664 family protein: MTPPPDVLVHGELTVLGRIRSASNATFLCEAAFDGDTAHCVYKPVAGEQPLWDFPDGTLAGRELATYLVSAQLGWNIVPHTIIRDGPAGPGMCQLWVDQPEEPEDEQPRVPDLVDLCPVEHLPAGYLPVLRAQDYAGDDVLLIHADDARLQLVAVFDVLVNNADRKGGHILDGVDGRVYGVDHGLCLHTEDKLRTVLWGWAGKPVDDDALEAVARLVDAVDGDFGNQLAQHITETEVVALGVRATEMLENPVMPTPDRRRPIPWPAF; encoded by the coding sequence ATGACCCCACCCCCTGACGTCCTGGTACACGGGGAGCTGACGGTTCTCGGGCGCATCCGCTCGGCCAGCAATGCGACCTTTCTGTGTGAAGCCGCCTTCGACGGCGACACCGCGCACTGCGTCTACAAGCCCGTGGCGGGGGAGCAGCCGCTGTGGGACTTCCCCGACGGCACCCTGGCCGGCCGGGAGCTGGCCACCTACCTGGTCTCGGCTCAGCTGGGCTGGAACATCGTGCCGCACACCATCATTCGCGACGGACCCGCGGGCCCGGGGATGTGTCAGCTGTGGGTGGACCAACCCGAGGAACCCGAGGACGAGCAGCCCCGGGTTCCGGACCTGGTGGATCTGTGCCCGGTCGAGCACCTGCCCGCCGGATACCTGCCGGTGCTGCGGGCGCAGGACTACGCCGGCGACGACGTGCTGCTGATCCACGCCGACGACGCCCGCCTGCAGCTGGTCGCGGTGTTCGACGTGCTGGTCAACAACGCCGACCGCAAAGGCGGGCACATCCTGGATGGCGTCGACGGCCGCGTCTACGGGGTGGACCACGGGCTGTGCCTGCACACCGAGGACAAGCTGCGCACCGTGCTCTGGGGCTGGGCGGGTAAACCCGTCGACGACGACGCACTCGAGGCCGTGGCCCGCCTCGTCGATGCCGTCGACGGTGACTTCGGAAACCAACTGGCCCAGCACATCACCGAGACCGAGGTGGTGGCACTGGGCGTGCGGGCCACCGAGATGCTGGAGAACCCGGTGATGCCCACCCCGGACCGCAGACGCCCGATTCCCTGGCCGGCCTTCTAG
- a CDS encoding DUF3090 domain-containing protein, with product MARAIHVFRTPDRFVAGTVGQPGNRTFYLQAVHDARVVSVILEKQQVAVLAERIDALLLEVNRRFGTPLPPETVAVEDLNPLITPVDAEFRVGTMGLGWDSDAQTVVVELLAVTDTEFDASVVLDDAEDGPDAVRVFLTPESARQFATRSNRVISAGRPPCPLCEEPLDPEGHICVRTNGYKRAELFGSDDDPTP from the coding sequence ATGGCGCGCGCAATTCACGTCTTCCGAACTCCCGACCGCTTTGTCGCCGGGACCGTTGGGCAGCCCGGAAACCGCACGTTCTATCTGCAGGCGGTGCACGACGCGCGGGTGGTGTCGGTGATCCTGGAGAAGCAGCAGGTGGCCGTCCTGGCCGAGCGGATCGATGCGCTGCTGCTGGAGGTGAACCGGCGCTTCGGTACGCCGCTGCCGCCGGAAACCGTCGCCGTGGAGGATCTGAACCCGCTGATCACCCCCGTCGACGCCGAGTTCCGGGTGGGCACCATGGGTCTGGGCTGGGATTCCGACGCGCAGACCGTTGTGGTGGAGCTGTTGGCCGTCACCGACACCGAATTCGACGCCTCCGTGGTGCTCGACGACGCCGAGGACGGGCCGGACGCGGTACGGGTGTTCCTCACCCCGGAGTCGGCCCGGCAGTTCGCCACCCGGTCCAACCGGGTGATCTCGGCCGGCCGCCCGCCGTGCCCGCTGTGCGAGGAACCGCTGGATCCCGAAGGCCACATCTGCGTGCGCACCAACGGATACAAGCGCGCCGAACTGTTCGGGTCAGACGATGACCCCACCCCCTGA
- a CDS encoding histidine phosphatase family protein — MTVILLRHGRSTSNTAHTLAGRAEGVDLDDKGREQADGVVARVAGLPIKALIRSPLLRCGRTLEPLAAALGLEPVVDDRLAEVDYGAWTGRKIGDLVTEPLWAVVQQQPSAAVFPDGEGLAQVQARAVAAVREHDKRLADEHGGDALWVACTHGDVIKSVLADALGTHLDSFQRITADPASMSVIRYTTLRPFVVHVNHTGGALASALNAPPAKESTPESDAVVGGSTD; from the coding sequence ATGACAGTGATCCTGTTGCGGCACGGGCGCTCGACGTCCAACACCGCGCATACGCTGGCCGGCCGAGCCGAGGGCGTCGACCTCGACGACAAGGGCCGCGAGCAGGCCGACGGTGTGGTGGCCCGGGTGGCCGGGCTGCCCATCAAGGCGCTCATCCGCTCGCCGCTGCTGCGCTGTGGGCGAACACTGGAGCCGCTGGCGGCGGCCCTGGGGCTCGAGCCTGTGGTCGACGACCGCCTCGCCGAGGTGGACTACGGCGCCTGGACCGGACGCAAGATCGGCGATCTGGTCACAGAGCCGCTCTGGGCGGTGGTTCAGCAACAGCCCAGCGCCGCGGTGTTCCCGGACGGGGAAGGGCTGGCGCAGGTGCAGGCCCGGGCGGTGGCCGCCGTACGCGAACACGACAAACGGCTGGCCGACGAGCACGGCGGCGACGCGCTGTGGGTGGCCTGCACCCACGGCGACGTCATCAAGAGTGTGCTTGCCGATGCCCTGGGCACCCATCTGGACAGCTTCCAGCGAATCACCGCCGATCCCGCGTCGATGAGCGTGATCCGCTACACCACGCTGCGGCCGTTCGTCGTCCACGTCAACCACACCGGCGGCGCGCTGGCCTCGGCGCTGAACGCACCACCTGCCAAGGAATCCACCCCGGAGTCCGACGCCGTGGTCGGCGGATCCACCGACTAA
- a CDS encoding 3'(2'),5'-bisphosphate nucleotidase CysQ: protein MTPQTDAALAADLAQDAGKLLLALRDEVGFDYPWSLGDEGDSRANTLLLRRLRDERPDDAVLSEEAHDNISRRMAADRVWIIDPVDGTREYSLPGRADWAVHVALWQRTGGRDGRITDAAVALPARGEVYRTDTVTAGPRTKAGPIRITASTHRPPRVLYRIAEQVDFEMVPIGSAGAKAMAVVRGDVDAYIHAGGQWEWDSAAPAGVVLAAGLHASRIDGSPMLYNREDPYLPDLLFCRPELADVLLGAMRLAG, encoded by the coding sequence GTGACCCCTCAGACCGACGCGGCGCTGGCAGCCGACCTGGCGCAGGACGCGGGAAAACTGCTGCTCGCGCTGCGCGACGAGGTGGGATTCGACTACCCGTGGTCACTGGGCGACGAAGGCGACAGCCGCGCCAACACGCTGCTGCTGCGCCGGTTGCGTGACGAACGCCCCGATGACGCGGTGCTCAGTGAGGAAGCTCACGACAACATCTCGCGCCGCATGGCGGCAGACCGGGTGTGGATCATCGACCCCGTGGACGGCACGCGCGAGTACTCGTTGCCCGGCCGCGCCGACTGGGCTGTGCACGTGGCCCTGTGGCAACGCACCGGCGGCCGGGACGGCCGGATCACCGACGCGGCCGTGGCGCTGCCCGCCCGCGGCGAGGTCTACCGCACTGACACCGTGACCGCCGGTCCCCGCACGAAGGCCGGGCCCATCCGCATCACGGCGAGCACCCATCGCCCGCCGCGGGTGTTGTACCGGATCGCCGAGCAGGTGGACTTCGAGATGGTGCCCATCGGCTCGGCCGGCGCCAAGGCGATGGCGGTGGTGCGCGGCGACGTCGACGCCTACATCCACGCCGGTGGTCAGTGGGAGTGGGATTCCGCCGCCCCCGCGGGGGTGGTGCTCGCCGCGGGCCTGCACGCCTCCCGCATCGACGGCTCGCCGATGCTCTACAACCGCGAGGATCCCTACCTGCCCGACTTGTTGTTCTGCCGGCCCGAACTGGCTGACGTGCTGCTCGGTGCCATGCGGTTGGCGGGCTGA
- a CDS encoding DUF5703 family protein: MTAARRGRMPVGWDTDLSDDYEWVPLRLPPDVTRLTASTRLSIEAEYRGWELTKVRLYTDGTRRVLLRRKKSQSQNPRFNSEAGELPEL, from the coding sequence GTGACCGCCGCACGGCGCGGCCGGATGCCGGTGGGCTGGGACACCGATCTCTCCGACGACTACGAGTGGGTGCCGTTGCGGCTGCCCCCGGACGTCACCAGGCTGACGGCCTCCACCCGGCTGTCCATCGAAGCCGAGTACCGCGGCTGGGAGCTGACCAAGGTGCGGTTGTACACCGACGGAACGCGTCGGGTGTTGTTGCGGCGCAAGAAATCTCAGAGTCAGAATCCCCGCTTCAATTCTGAAGCTGGCGAACTGCCGGAGCTGTAG
- a CDS encoding META domain-containing protein — protein MATLGRVGWAEVGVCALMVAGCAGEPEPRSLEGTSWRLVQVESNNDADGVTPVPEPAAYTVSFGEGGQATFELDCNTGTGIYDATPTGDGETGTLTFGTIAVTEMGCPPLSPDQPSLDQEVGAALPSVRGYRFIDDRLHMSLMFDGGILSWEPLQS, from the coding sequence GTGGCAACGCTGGGGCGGGTCGGCTGGGCGGAAGTGGGCGTGTGCGCCCTGATGGTGGCGGGGTGCGCCGGGGAACCGGAACCGCGGTCGCTGGAGGGCACCAGCTGGCGCCTGGTCCAGGTCGAATCGAACAACGACGCCGACGGCGTGACGCCGGTGCCGGAGCCAGCGGCGTACACGGTCTCCTTCGGCGAGGGCGGGCAGGCCACCTTCGAGCTGGACTGCAACACGGGAACGGGTATCTACGACGCGACGCCCACCGGCGACGGCGAGACCGGCACGCTGACGTTCGGCACCATCGCCGTCACCGAGATGGGCTGCCCGCCGTTGTCACCGGATCAGCCGTCACTCGACCAGGAGGTGGGCGCGGCGCTGCCGAGTGTGCGGGGCTACCGCTTCATCGACGACCGACTGCACATGTCGCTGATGTTCGACGGGGGCATCCTGAGCTGGGAACCGCTGCAGTCCTAG
- a CDS encoding undecaprenyl-diphosphate phosphatase → MSWLQVVVLAIVQGLTEFLPVSSSGHLAIVSRVFFDDDAGASFTAVTQLGTEVAVLVYFAKDIGRILVAWFAGLRDAARRNADYWLGWWVIIGTIPICILGLLFKDQIRSGARNLWLVAGALIVFAFVIAAAEYVGRQTRKVEQLTWRDAVIVGFSQCLALIPGVSRSGATISAGLFLGMERELAARFGFLLAIPAVFASGLFSLPDAFAPVTDGMSATGAQLLVSILIAFVVGYAAIAWFLKFLVNHGMYWFVGYRVILGTVVLILLGTGVVAAT, encoded by the coding sequence ATGTCGTGGCTGCAGGTGGTGGTGCTGGCGATCGTTCAGGGGCTCACCGAGTTCCTGCCGGTTTCCTCATCGGGCCATCTCGCGATCGTCTCCCGGGTGTTCTTCGACGACGATGCGGGCGCGTCCTTCACCGCGGTGACCCAGTTGGGCACCGAGGTCGCTGTGCTGGTGTACTTCGCCAAGGACATCGGCCGCATCCTGGTCGCCTGGTTCGCGGGTCTGCGTGACGCCGCTCGGCGCAACGCCGACTACTGGCTGGGCTGGTGGGTCATCATCGGCACCATCCCGATCTGCATCCTCGGCCTGCTCTTCAAAGACCAGATCCGCAGCGGCGCACGCAATCTCTGGCTGGTGGCAGGAGCGTTGATCGTGTTCGCGTTCGTCATCGCCGCCGCCGAATACGTCGGCAGGCAGACCCGCAAGGTGGAACAGCTCACCTGGCGCGACGCCGTGATCGTGGGCTTCTCCCAGTGTCTGGCGCTGATCCCGGGGGTGTCGCGCTCTGGCGCCACCATCAGCGCGGGCCTGTTCCTCGGGATGGAGCGCGAACTCGCGGCCCGGTTCGGCTTCCTGCTGGCCATCCCGGCGGTGTTCGCCTCCGGGCTGTTCTCCCTGCCCGATGCCTTCGCGCCGGTGACCGACGGGATGAGCGCCACCGGAGCGCAGCTGCTGGTGTCCATCCTGATCGCCTTCGTGGTGGGCTACGCCGCCATCGCCTGGTTCCTGAAATTCCTGGTCAACCACGGGATGTACTGGTTCGTCGGCTACCGCGTGATCCTCGGCACCGTGGTGCTGATCCTGCTGGGCACCGGGGTGGTGGCCGCCACATGA
- the mshC gene encoding cysteine--1-D-myo-inosityl 2-amino-2-deoxy-alpha-D-glucopyranoside ligase, whose protein sequence is MRSWSADEVPQLPGQGPALRLFDTADQQVRPVAVGDTATMYVCGITPYDATHLGHAATYLTFDLVYRLWLDAGHRVHYVQNITDIDDPLFERADRDGIGWRELGDRETQLFRDDMAALRVLPPRDYIGATEAIGEVVELVEKMLASGAAYVVDDPRYPDVYFRADATAQFGYESGFDRETMLTLFAERGGDPDRPGKADPLDALMWRAERAGEPAWPSPFGPGRPGWHIECAAIALSRIGTGLDVQGGGSDLVFPHHEFSAAHAESVTGERRFARHYVHAGMIGWDGHKMSKSRGNLVLVSRLRAEGVDPGAIRLGLFAGHYRDDRFWSPEVLATAVDRLSRWRAATALPAGPDAADVVARVRRYLADDLDTPKALAALDGWVADALEFGGHDGRAPQLVATAVDALLGIKL, encoded by the coding sequence ATGCGATCGTGGTCGGCCGACGAGGTTCCCCAACTACCCGGGCAGGGGCCCGCACTGCGTCTGTTCGACACCGCCGACCAGCAGGTGCGTCCGGTTGCGGTGGGGGACACCGCCACCATGTACGTGTGCGGCATCACGCCGTACGACGCCACCCATCTGGGTCACGCCGCCACCTATCTGACCTTCGATCTGGTGTACCGGCTGTGGCTGGATGCCGGCCACCGGGTGCACTACGTGCAGAACATCACCGACATCGACGACCCGCTGTTCGAGCGCGCCGACCGCGACGGCATCGGCTGGCGTGAGCTGGGGGACCGCGAGACCCAGTTGTTCCGCGACGACATGGCCGCGCTGCGGGTGCTGCCGCCCCGTGATTACATCGGCGCCACCGAGGCCATCGGCGAGGTGGTGGAGCTGGTGGAGAAGATGTTGGCCTCCGGCGCGGCCTACGTGGTGGACGACCCCCGCTACCCGGATGTGTACTTCCGCGCCGACGCCACCGCGCAGTTCGGCTACGAGTCCGGGTTCGATCGCGAGACGATGCTGACGCTGTTCGCCGAACGCGGCGGTGACCCCGACCGCCCGGGTAAGGCGGACCCGTTGGATGCGCTGATGTGGCGGGCCGAGCGCGCCGGTGAGCCGGCCTGGCCGTCGCCCTTCGGTCCCGGCCGTCCCGGATGGCACATCGAGTGCGCCGCAATTGCGTTGAGCCGCATCGGAACCGGACTCGACGTCCAGGGCGGCGGCAGCGACCTGGTGTTCCCGCACCACGAGTTCTCCGCCGCACACGCCGAATCGGTGACCGGTGAGCGTCGCTTCGCCCGGCACTACGTGCACGCCGGGATGATCGGCTGGGACGGCCACAAGATGTCCAAGAGCCGCGGCAATCTGGTCCTGGTGTCGCGGCTGCGCGCCGAGGGAGTCGACCCCGGCGCGATCCGGTTGGGGCTGTTCGCCGGTCACTACCGCGACGACCGGTTCTGGAGTCCGGAGGTGCTCGCCACGGCTGTGGATCGGCTCTCCCGCTGGCGGGCGGCCACGGCGCTGCCGGCCGGCCCGGACGCCGCGGACGTGGTGGCCCGCGTGCGCCGCTATCTGGCCGACGATCTGGACACCCCGAAAGCGCTTGCTGCCCTTGACGGCTGGGTCGCCGACGCGCTCGAATTCGGGGGCCACGACGGCCGGGCGCCGCAGCTGGTGGCGACCGCCGTCGACGCTCTGCTGGGCATCAAACTCTGA
- a CDS encoding choline/ethanolamine kinase family protein, translating into MTLTDERPDRAGERTVGSARTAVERRVEDVLTGIERWQGRTLTYAPVLGGLMNSNWRIAVEGCDTRYFLKIPGDGSDAFIDRSLANEAARRAGERGIGAEVVHFDAATGVEVIEFLEGYRACTNGDFKRPEVPREIIGIYRKLHDGSLLGGTKTMFDMIDEHLGQAREMGVRLPVDADLILGEYQQAKSALLAGGLDLVACHNDPMPGNFLVADGLPMRMVDYEFASNNERAYELALLIVEMFYTEEQALELIEQFYGNTDFATVARVQVCCALADTKWGLWAVVNQQLNTTWDFDYHKYGLWKLMRARLKMSDPRWAYWLTAL; encoded by the coding sequence GTGACGCTGACCGACGAGCGCCCCGACCGGGCGGGCGAGCGGACGGTGGGTTCGGCCCGCACCGCCGTGGAACGCCGCGTCGAGGACGTGCTGACCGGCATCGAGCGCTGGCAGGGTCGTACCCTGACCTACGCTCCCGTGCTGGGTGGTCTGATGAACAGCAACTGGCGCATCGCCGTGGAAGGCTGCGACACCCGGTACTTCCTCAAGATCCCGGGCGATGGCAGTGACGCCTTCATCGATCGCAGCCTGGCCAATGAGGCCGCCCGCCGCGCCGGTGAGCGTGGGATCGGCGCCGAGGTGGTGCATTTCGACGCCGCGACCGGGGTCGAGGTCATCGAGTTCCTGGAGGGCTACCGGGCCTGCACCAACGGCGACTTCAAACGGCCGGAGGTGCCGCGCGAGATCATCGGCATCTACCGCAAGCTGCACGACGGCAGTCTGCTCGGCGGCACCAAGACCATGTTCGACATGATCGACGAACACCTGGGCCAGGCCCGGGAGATGGGCGTGCGCCTGCCCGTCGACGCCGACCTGATCCTGGGGGAGTACCAGCAGGCCAAGTCGGCATTACTGGCGGGTGGCCTCGATCTCGTTGCCTGCCACAACGACCCGATGCCGGGCAACTTCCTGGTGGCCGACGGCCTGCCGATGCGGATGGTGGACTACGAGTTCGCGTCCAACAACGAACGGGCCTACGAGCTGGCGCTGTTGATCGTCGAGATGTTCTACACCGAAGAGCAGGCGCTCGAACTCATCGAGCAGTTCTACGGCAACACCGACTTCGCCACCGTGGCCCGGGTGCAGGTGTGCTGCGCCCTGGCCGACACCAAGTGGGGCCTGTGGGCGGTGGTCAACCAACAGCTCAACACCACCTGGGATTTCGACTACCACAAGTACGGGCTGTGGAAGCTGATGCGGGCGCGGCTGAAGATGTCCGACCCGCGGTGGGCCTATTGGCTGACCGCGTTGTGA